The following proteins come from a genomic window of Meles meles chromosome 1, mMelMel3.1 paternal haplotype, whole genome shotgun sequence:
- the PIP5K1A gene encoding phosphatidylinositol 4-phosphate 5-kinase type-1 alpha isoform X1 codes for MASSSSGPSAAGVSALDPAVSSGASSSASGIKRSMPSEVPYASGMPIKKIGHRGVDSSGETTYKKTTSSALKGAIQLGITHTVGSLSTKPERDVLMQDFYVVESIFFPSEGSNLTPAHHYNDFRFKTYAPVAFRYFRELFGIRPDDYLYSLCSEPLIELCNSGASGSLFYVSSDDEFIIKTVQHKEAEFLQKLLPGYYMNLNQNPRTLLPKFYGLYCVQAGGKNIRIVVMNNLLPRSVKMHIKYDLKGSTYKRRASQKEREKPLPTFKDLDFLQDIPDGLFLDADMYNALCKTLQRDCLVLQSFKIMDYSLLMSIHNIDHAQREPLGSEAQSSADTRRPAPQKALYSTAMESIQGEARRGGTMETDDHMGGIPARNSKGERLLLYIGIIDILQSYRFVKKLEHSWKALVHDGDTVSVHRPGFYAERFQRFMCNTVFKKIPLKPSPSKKFRSGSSFSRRAGPSGNSCITYQTSVSGEHKAQVTTKAEVEPGVHFGRPDVLPQTPPLEKISEVSTLPDPYFSPVVGETLQMQTTSEQKNSEDLEQDSASLVISRSQLLPQQC; via the exons cATCAGGAATCAAGAGATCCATGCCGTCTGAG GTGCCTTATGCCTCTGGCATGCCCATCAAGAAAATAGGCCACCGAGGTGTTGATTCCTCAGGAGAAACAACGTATAAAAAG ACAACCTCATCTGCCTTGAAAGGTGCCATCCAGTTAGGCATTACTCACACTGTGGGAAGCCTGAGTACCAAACCAGAGCGTGATGTCCTCATGCAAGACTTCTATGTTGTGGAGAGTATCTTCTTCCCCAG TGAAGGGAGCAACTTGACCCCTGCTCATCACTACAATGACTTTCGGTTCAAGACCTATGCACCTGTTGCCTTCCGTTACTTTCGGGAGTTATTTGGTATCCGGCCTGATGATTACTTG TACTCTCTTTGCAGTGAGCCGCTGATTGAACTCTGCAACTCTGGGGCTAGTGGTTCCCTCTTCTATGTGTCCAGCGATGATGAATTCATTATTAAAACGGTTCAGCATAAAGAAGCGGAGTTTCTGCAGAAGCTGCTTCCAGGATACTACATG AACCTCAACCAAAATCCTCGCACTTTGCTGCCTAAATTCTATGGACTGTACTGTGTGCAGGCAGGTGGTAAGAATATTCGAATTGTGGTGATGAACAATCTCTTACCACGGTCTGTCAAGATGCACATCAAATATGACCTCAAGGGCTCAACCTACAAACGGCGGGCTTCCCAAAAAGAGCGAGAAAAGCCTCTCCCCACCTTTAAAGACCTGGACTTCTTACAAGATATTCCAGATGGTCTTTTTTTGGATGCTGACATGTACAATGCTCTGTGTAAGACCCTACAGCGTGACTGTTTG GTGCTGCAGAGCTTTAAGATAATGGACTATAGCCTCTTGATGTCGATCCATAACATAGATCATGCACAAAGAGAGCCCTTAGGCAGTGAAGCGCAATCCTCAGCTGACACTCGCAGACCAGCCCCCCAAAAGGCTCTCTATTCCACGGCTATGGAATCTATCCAGGGCGAGGCTCGGCGAGGTGGCACCATGGAGACTGATGACCA TATGGGTGGCATCCCTGCCCGCAACAGTAAAGGGGAAAGGCTGCTGCTTTATATTGGGATCATTGACATTCTCCAGTCTTACAG GTTTGTTAAGAAGTTGGAGCACTCTTGGAAAGCCCTAGTACACGATGGG gACACCGTATCGGTGCATCGCCCAGGCTTCTATGCTGAACGGTTCCAGCGCTTCATGTGCAACACAGTGTTCAAGAAGATACCCC TGAAACCTTCTCCTTCCAAAAAGTTTCGGTCTGGCTCATCTTTCTCTCGGCGAGCAGGCCCCAGCGGCAACTCCTGCATTACTTACCAGACATCGGTCTCTGGGGAGCACAAGGCACAAGTGACAACAAAGGCGGAAGTGGAGCCAG gcgTCCACTTCGGTCGTCCTGATGTTTTACCTCAGACTCCACCTTTGGAGAAAATCAGTGAGGTCTCGACTCTTCCTGACCCCTATTTCTCACCTGTAGTTGGAGAGACTTTGCAAATGCAAACTACAAG TGAGCAGAAAAATTCAGAAGACCTGGAACAAGATTCTGCCAGCTTGGTGATCTCAAGAAGCCAGCTCTTGCCCCAGCAATGCTGA
- the PIP5K1A gene encoding phosphatidylinositol 4-phosphate 5-kinase type-1 alpha isoform X3 yields MASSSSGPSAAGVSALDPAVSSGASSSASGIKRSMPSEVPYASGMPIKKIGHRGVDSSGETTYKKTTSSALKGAIQLGITHTVGSLSTKPERDVLMQDFYVVESIFFPSEGSNLTPAHHYNDFRFKTYAPVAFRYFRELFGIRPDDYLYSLCSEPLIELCNSGASGSLFYVSSDDEFIIKTVQHKEAEFLQKLLPGYYMNLNQNPRTLLPKFYGLYCVQAGGKNIRIVVMNNLLPRSVKMHIKYDLKGSTYKRRASQKEREKPLPTFKDLDFLQDIPDGLFLDADMYNALCKTLQRDCLVLQSFKIMDYSLLMSIHNIDHAQREPLGSEAQSSADTRRPAPQKALYSTAMESIQGEARRGGTMETDDHMGGIPARNSKGERLLLYIGIIDILQSYRFVKKLEHSWKALVHDGDTVSVHRPGFYAERFQRFMCNTVFKKIPRVHFGRPDVLPQTPPLEKISEVSTLPDPYFSPVVGETLQMQTTSEQKNSEDLEQDSASLVISRSQLLPQQC; encoded by the exons cATCAGGAATCAAGAGATCCATGCCGTCTGAG GTGCCTTATGCCTCTGGCATGCCCATCAAGAAAATAGGCCACCGAGGTGTTGATTCCTCAGGAGAAACAACGTATAAAAAG ACAACCTCATCTGCCTTGAAAGGTGCCATCCAGTTAGGCATTACTCACACTGTGGGAAGCCTGAGTACCAAACCAGAGCGTGATGTCCTCATGCAAGACTTCTATGTTGTGGAGAGTATCTTCTTCCCCAG TGAAGGGAGCAACTTGACCCCTGCTCATCACTACAATGACTTTCGGTTCAAGACCTATGCACCTGTTGCCTTCCGTTACTTTCGGGAGTTATTTGGTATCCGGCCTGATGATTACTTG TACTCTCTTTGCAGTGAGCCGCTGATTGAACTCTGCAACTCTGGGGCTAGTGGTTCCCTCTTCTATGTGTCCAGCGATGATGAATTCATTATTAAAACGGTTCAGCATAAAGAAGCGGAGTTTCTGCAGAAGCTGCTTCCAGGATACTACATG AACCTCAACCAAAATCCTCGCACTTTGCTGCCTAAATTCTATGGACTGTACTGTGTGCAGGCAGGTGGTAAGAATATTCGAATTGTGGTGATGAACAATCTCTTACCACGGTCTGTCAAGATGCACATCAAATATGACCTCAAGGGCTCAACCTACAAACGGCGGGCTTCCCAAAAAGAGCGAGAAAAGCCTCTCCCCACCTTTAAAGACCTGGACTTCTTACAAGATATTCCAGATGGTCTTTTTTTGGATGCTGACATGTACAATGCTCTGTGTAAGACCCTACAGCGTGACTGTTTG GTGCTGCAGAGCTTTAAGATAATGGACTATAGCCTCTTGATGTCGATCCATAACATAGATCATGCACAAAGAGAGCCCTTAGGCAGTGAAGCGCAATCCTCAGCTGACACTCGCAGACCAGCCCCCCAAAAGGCTCTCTATTCCACGGCTATGGAATCTATCCAGGGCGAGGCTCGGCGAGGTGGCACCATGGAGACTGATGACCA TATGGGTGGCATCCCTGCCCGCAACAGTAAAGGGGAAAGGCTGCTGCTTTATATTGGGATCATTGACATTCTCCAGTCTTACAG GTTTGTTAAGAAGTTGGAGCACTCTTGGAAAGCCCTAGTACACGATGGG gACACCGTATCGGTGCATCGCCCAGGCTTCTATGCTGAACGGTTCCAGCGCTTCATGTGCAACACAGTGTTCAAGAAGATACCCC gcgTCCACTTCGGTCGTCCTGATGTTTTACCTCAGACTCCACCTTTGGAGAAAATCAGTGAGGTCTCGACTCTTCCTGACCCCTATTTCTCACCTGTAGTTGGAGAGACTTTGCAAATGCAAACTACAAG TGAGCAGAAAAATTCAGAAGACCTGGAACAAGATTCTGCCAGCTTGGTGATCTCAAGAAGCCAGCTCTTGCCCCAGCAATGCTGA
- the PIP5K1A gene encoding phosphatidylinositol 4-phosphate 5-kinase type-1 alpha isoform X5, protein MASSSSGPSAAGVSALDPAVSSGASSSASGIKRSMPSEVPYASGMPIKKIGHRGVDSSGETTYKKTTSSALKGAIQLGITHTVGSLSTKPERDVLMQDFYVVESIFFPSEGSNLTPAHHYNDFRFKTYAPVAFRYFRELFGIRPDDYLYSLCSEPLIELCNSGASGSLFYVSSDDEFIIKTVQHKEAEFLQKLLPGYYMNLNQNPRTLLPKFYGLYCVQAGGKNIRIVVMNNLLPRSVKMHIKYDLKGSTYKRRASQKEREKPLPTFKDLDFLQDIPDGLFLDADMYNALCKTLQRDCLVLQSFKIMDYSLLMSIHNIDHAQREPLGSEAQSSADTRRPAPQKALYSTAMESIQGEARRGGTMETDDHMGGIPARNSKGERLLLYIGIIDILQSYRFVKKLEHSWKALVHDGDTVSVHRPGFYAERFQRFMCNTVFKKIPLQPSWKSLKLQNQSSPIEQKNSEDLEQDSASLVISRSQLLPQQC, encoded by the exons cATCAGGAATCAAGAGATCCATGCCGTCTGAG GTGCCTTATGCCTCTGGCATGCCCATCAAGAAAATAGGCCACCGAGGTGTTGATTCCTCAGGAGAAACAACGTATAAAAAG ACAACCTCATCTGCCTTGAAAGGTGCCATCCAGTTAGGCATTACTCACACTGTGGGAAGCCTGAGTACCAAACCAGAGCGTGATGTCCTCATGCAAGACTTCTATGTTGTGGAGAGTATCTTCTTCCCCAG TGAAGGGAGCAACTTGACCCCTGCTCATCACTACAATGACTTTCGGTTCAAGACCTATGCACCTGTTGCCTTCCGTTACTTTCGGGAGTTATTTGGTATCCGGCCTGATGATTACTTG TACTCTCTTTGCAGTGAGCCGCTGATTGAACTCTGCAACTCTGGGGCTAGTGGTTCCCTCTTCTATGTGTCCAGCGATGATGAATTCATTATTAAAACGGTTCAGCATAAAGAAGCGGAGTTTCTGCAGAAGCTGCTTCCAGGATACTACATG AACCTCAACCAAAATCCTCGCACTTTGCTGCCTAAATTCTATGGACTGTACTGTGTGCAGGCAGGTGGTAAGAATATTCGAATTGTGGTGATGAACAATCTCTTACCACGGTCTGTCAAGATGCACATCAAATATGACCTCAAGGGCTCAACCTACAAACGGCGGGCTTCCCAAAAAGAGCGAGAAAAGCCTCTCCCCACCTTTAAAGACCTGGACTTCTTACAAGATATTCCAGATGGTCTTTTTTTGGATGCTGACATGTACAATGCTCTGTGTAAGACCCTACAGCGTGACTGTTTG GTGCTGCAGAGCTTTAAGATAATGGACTATAGCCTCTTGATGTCGATCCATAACATAGATCATGCACAAAGAGAGCCCTTAGGCAGTGAAGCGCAATCCTCAGCTGACACTCGCAGACCAGCCCCCCAAAAGGCTCTCTATTCCACGGCTATGGAATCTATCCAGGGCGAGGCTCGGCGAGGTGGCACCATGGAGACTGATGACCA TATGGGTGGCATCCCTGCCCGCAACAGTAAAGGGGAAAGGCTGCTGCTTTATATTGGGATCATTGACATTCTCCAGTCTTACAG GTTTGTTAAGAAGTTGGAGCACTCTTGGAAAGCCCTAGTACACGATGGG gACACCGTATCGGTGCATCGCCCAGGCTTCTATGCTGAACGGTTCCAGCGCTTCATGTGCAACACAGTGTTCAAGAAGATACCCC TACAACCCTCTTGGAAAAGCCTGAAGTTGCAGAATCAGAGTTCACCCAT TGAGCAGAAAAATTCAGAAGACCTGGAACAAGATTCTGCCAGCTTGGTGATCTCAAGAAGCCAGCTCTTGCCCCAGCAATGCTGA
- the PIP5K1A gene encoding phosphatidylinositol 4-phosphate 5-kinase type-1 alpha isoform X2 yields the protein MASSSSGPSAAGVSALDPAVSSGASSSASGIKRSMPSEVPYASGMPIKKIGHRGVDSSGETTYKKTTSSALKGAIQLGITHTVGSLSTKPERDVLMQDFYVVESIFFPSEGSNLTPAHHYNDFRFKTYAPVAFRYFRELFGIRPDDYLYSLCSEPLIELCNSGASGSLFYVSSDDEFIIKTVQHKEAEFLQKLLPGYYMNLNQNPRTLLPKFYGLYCVQAGGKNIRIVVMNNLLPRSVKMHIKYDLKGSTYKRRASQKEREKPLPTFKDLDFLQDIPDGLFLDADMYNALCKTLQRDCLVLQSFKIMDYSLLMSIHNIDHAQREPLGSEAQSSADTRRPAPQKALYSTAMESIQGEARRGGTMETDDHMGGIPARNSKGERLLLYIGIIDILQSYRFVKKLEHSWKALVHDGDTVSVHRPGFYAERFQRFMCNTVFKKIPLKPSPSKKFRSGSSFSRRAGPSGNSCITYQTSVSGEHKAQVTTKAEVEPGVHFGRPDVLPQTPPLEKISEVSTLPDPYFSPVVGETLQMQTTSTTLLEKPEVAESEFTH from the exons cATCAGGAATCAAGAGATCCATGCCGTCTGAG GTGCCTTATGCCTCTGGCATGCCCATCAAGAAAATAGGCCACCGAGGTGTTGATTCCTCAGGAGAAACAACGTATAAAAAG ACAACCTCATCTGCCTTGAAAGGTGCCATCCAGTTAGGCATTACTCACACTGTGGGAAGCCTGAGTACCAAACCAGAGCGTGATGTCCTCATGCAAGACTTCTATGTTGTGGAGAGTATCTTCTTCCCCAG TGAAGGGAGCAACTTGACCCCTGCTCATCACTACAATGACTTTCGGTTCAAGACCTATGCACCTGTTGCCTTCCGTTACTTTCGGGAGTTATTTGGTATCCGGCCTGATGATTACTTG TACTCTCTTTGCAGTGAGCCGCTGATTGAACTCTGCAACTCTGGGGCTAGTGGTTCCCTCTTCTATGTGTCCAGCGATGATGAATTCATTATTAAAACGGTTCAGCATAAAGAAGCGGAGTTTCTGCAGAAGCTGCTTCCAGGATACTACATG AACCTCAACCAAAATCCTCGCACTTTGCTGCCTAAATTCTATGGACTGTACTGTGTGCAGGCAGGTGGTAAGAATATTCGAATTGTGGTGATGAACAATCTCTTACCACGGTCTGTCAAGATGCACATCAAATATGACCTCAAGGGCTCAACCTACAAACGGCGGGCTTCCCAAAAAGAGCGAGAAAAGCCTCTCCCCACCTTTAAAGACCTGGACTTCTTACAAGATATTCCAGATGGTCTTTTTTTGGATGCTGACATGTACAATGCTCTGTGTAAGACCCTACAGCGTGACTGTTTG GTGCTGCAGAGCTTTAAGATAATGGACTATAGCCTCTTGATGTCGATCCATAACATAGATCATGCACAAAGAGAGCCCTTAGGCAGTGAAGCGCAATCCTCAGCTGACACTCGCAGACCAGCCCCCCAAAAGGCTCTCTATTCCACGGCTATGGAATCTATCCAGGGCGAGGCTCGGCGAGGTGGCACCATGGAGACTGATGACCA TATGGGTGGCATCCCTGCCCGCAACAGTAAAGGGGAAAGGCTGCTGCTTTATATTGGGATCATTGACATTCTCCAGTCTTACAG GTTTGTTAAGAAGTTGGAGCACTCTTGGAAAGCCCTAGTACACGATGGG gACACCGTATCGGTGCATCGCCCAGGCTTCTATGCTGAACGGTTCCAGCGCTTCATGTGCAACACAGTGTTCAAGAAGATACCCC TGAAACCTTCTCCTTCCAAAAAGTTTCGGTCTGGCTCATCTTTCTCTCGGCGAGCAGGCCCCAGCGGCAACTCCTGCATTACTTACCAGACATCGGTCTCTGGGGAGCACAAGGCACAAGTGACAACAAAGGCGGAAGTGGAGCCAG gcgTCCACTTCGGTCGTCCTGATGTTTTACCTCAGACTCCACCTTTGGAGAAAATCAGTGAGGTCTCGACTCTTCCTGACCCCTATTTCTCACCTGTAGTTGGAGAGACTTTGCAAATGCAAACTACAAG TACAACCCTCTTGGAAAAGCCTGAAGTTGCAGAATCAGAGTTCACCCAT TGA
- the PIP5K1A gene encoding phosphatidylinositol 4-phosphate 5-kinase type-1 alpha isoform X4, translating to MASSSSGPSAAGVSALDPAVSSGASSSASGIKRSMPSEVPYASGMPIKKIGHRGVDSSGETTYKKTTSSALKGAIQLGITHTVGSLSTKPERDVLMQDFYVVESIFFPSEGSNLTPAHHYNDFRFKTYAPVAFRYFRELFGIRPDDYLYSLCSEPLIELCNSGASGSLFYVSSDDEFIIKTVQHKEAEFLQKLLPGYYMNLNQNPRTLLPKFYGLYCVQAGGKNIRIVVMNNLLPRSVKMHIKYDLKGSTYKRRASQKEREKPLPTFKDLDFLQDIPDGLFLDADMYNALCKTLQRDCLVLQSFKIMDYSLLMSIHNIDHAQREPLGSEAQSSADTRRPAPQKALYSTAMESIQGEARRGGTMETDDHMGGIPARNSKGERLLLYIGIIDILQSYRFVKKLEHSWKALVHDGDTVSVHRPGFYAERFQRFMCNTVFKKIPRVHFGRPDVLPQTPPLEKISEVSTLPDPYFSPVVGETLQMQTTSTTLLEKPEVAESEFTH from the exons cATCAGGAATCAAGAGATCCATGCCGTCTGAG GTGCCTTATGCCTCTGGCATGCCCATCAAGAAAATAGGCCACCGAGGTGTTGATTCCTCAGGAGAAACAACGTATAAAAAG ACAACCTCATCTGCCTTGAAAGGTGCCATCCAGTTAGGCATTACTCACACTGTGGGAAGCCTGAGTACCAAACCAGAGCGTGATGTCCTCATGCAAGACTTCTATGTTGTGGAGAGTATCTTCTTCCCCAG TGAAGGGAGCAACTTGACCCCTGCTCATCACTACAATGACTTTCGGTTCAAGACCTATGCACCTGTTGCCTTCCGTTACTTTCGGGAGTTATTTGGTATCCGGCCTGATGATTACTTG TACTCTCTTTGCAGTGAGCCGCTGATTGAACTCTGCAACTCTGGGGCTAGTGGTTCCCTCTTCTATGTGTCCAGCGATGATGAATTCATTATTAAAACGGTTCAGCATAAAGAAGCGGAGTTTCTGCAGAAGCTGCTTCCAGGATACTACATG AACCTCAACCAAAATCCTCGCACTTTGCTGCCTAAATTCTATGGACTGTACTGTGTGCAGGCAGGTGGTAAGAATATTCGAATTGTGGTGATGAACAATCTCTTACCACGGTCTGTCAAGATGCACATCAAATATGACCTCAAGGGCTCAACCTACAAACGGCGGGCTTCCCAAAAAGAGCGAGAAAAGCCTCTCCCCACCTTTAAAGACCTGGACTTCTTACAAGATATTCCAGATGGTCTTTTTTTGGATGCTGACATGTACAATGCTCTGTGTAAGACCCTACAGCGTGACTGTTTG GTGCTGCAGAGCTTTAAGATAATGGACTATAGCCTCTTGATGTCGATCCATAACATAGATCATGCACAAAGAGAGCCCTTAGGCAGTGAAGCGCAATCCTCAGCTGACACTCGCAGACCAGCCCCCCAAAAGGCTCTCTATTCCACGGCTATGGAATCTATCCAGGGCGAGGCTCGGCGAGGTGGCACCATGGAGACTGATGACCA TATGGGTGGCATCCCTGCCCGCAACAGTAAAGGGGAAAGGCTGCTGCTTTATATTGGGATCATTGACATTCTCCAGTCTTACAG GTTTGTTAAGAAGTTGGAGCACTCTTGGAAAGCCCTAGTACACGATGGG gACACCGTATCGGTGCATCGCCCAGGCTTCTATGCTGAACGGTTCCAGCGCTTCATGTGCAACACAGTGTTCAAGAAGATACCCC gcgTCCACTTCGGTCGTCCTGATGTTTTACCTCAGACTCCACCTTTGGAGAAAATCAGTGAGGTCTCGACTCTTCCTGACCCCTATTTCTCACCTGTAGTTGGAGAGACTTTGCAAATGCAAACTACAAG TACAACCCTCTTGGAAAAGCCTGAAGTTGCAGAATCAGAGTTCACCCAT TGA